The segment atgctgTTCGTAGCTGCTTTTGTTACACGTCCTTTCTCTGAAATACATAAATGTTGGCTGGAAGAAACCAATTGCAGGAAACCTCCACACACTGCCTTTGAGCATTTTTCTTGGAGCTGAGCTATATGCACAGCCAGGAGGCCCTGGGGGCTCATGAAGGGTGTGAGCTGTTGCAAAAGAGGGTGCGTTTCTGTCTTCGTGGAAAGAGGCATGTGCCCACCTCGTCTATTCGTCTATTCGGACGGAGGCTCCTGCGCCCCTTGAGGGCTATGTGAGGCGCCATCCAGCAGCCTTACCCAACGCTGCCCGGGTCTGCAGCTTCTGCACAGCTTGGGGATGCGATACGGCCGTCCGAGGCCCCCCTGGCACCCCGCCACGGGTACTGGGGAAAAAGGGGGAGTAAGGCAAACGGCCCGGCAGGCCAGGCCTTTCCTTGGCACCTGGCTGAGCCCTTCCTCCCAGCCCCGCGGCACCGTGTGAGGGCAGTATCCCGCACCCCGCCCCAGATGCCctgaggggcagcagggagggcgGCTGCTCGCCTTGCCCCCCTCAGAGGCCACCCTGCCCGCCCTCCCGGGTCAGCAGCGGGCGCTGGCGGCGGGGTGAGGCCtgcggcggccccgccgggaCACGGAACTACAGCTCCCGGCATGCACCGCGGCCCCCAGTACGCCGGGTCTCCCCCGCCTGCGCACTGCCACGGCCCTGCCGTGTGGCCAccagcgccccccgccccgccccgccccgggagGCCGGCGGCCGGCTCCGCCTCCCTGCCCCGCTCAGACCGCTCGGTGCGCGGCTCCgggcgccgctccccgccgagCCAGGCGGcggcccctgccccgctccGGGCACAAGCCGTGGGCCCCGCCCGCAGGGGCGGCGGGGCGAACCACCCCTTCCGGCGTGCCGCGCGGCgcgcgggggctgccgggagGCGCCTCCCACAGTTCCCTGCGGCGGTGGTCGGTGGCGGCGGTGAGATGCGGCTGTCGGTGGCGGCTGCTATCTCTCACGGGCGCGTGTACCGGAAGTTTGGGCTAGGCCCGCGCTCGCGCCTCGACTTGCTGCGGAACCTGGTGACGGCGCTGGTGCGGCATGAGCGCATCGAGGCGCCCTGGGCGCGGGCCGACGAGATGCGGGGCTATGCCGAGCGGGTGAGcggacgggacgggacgggacgggggaGGGTCGCGGCGGGCGGCCGAGGGGCCCTGACGTCactcccttccttctccccgCAGCTCATCGAGTACGCCAAGCTGGGGGACACCAACGAGCGTGCCATGCGCATGGCAGATTTCTGGCTGACGGTAAGTGCCTCCCCACGTCCCTCCTTGCACCCCACGGCCGCGGTGCTGGAGCTGAGCATGCCACCCCGCAGGAGAAGGACCTCATCCACAAGCTGTTCAAGGTGCTGGCACCCCGGTTCCAGCCCCACCCCGGAAGCTACACCCGCCTGCTGCACATCCCCAACCGAGATGGCATAGACCGTGCCAAGATGGCAGTCATCGAGCTCAAGGGGAACCCCTTCCCGCCACTCATCCGCCCACGTCGCGACACCGAGAAGACGCTGCTCAACCAGCTACTGAAGGGCTACCGGGAGGACATGCAGCAGGCCAGAGCCCCGCAGGCCCCTGAGGGCACCCCTGTCTAGGCATCTCTCTCTGCCCTGAGGCCAGCCCCGTGTGCGCACAGGGACAGGGTTTGGCATGAGCTGCCTGTGCACCAGCCAGCTAGTTGCTGTCCTGGAGCACAGGAATGGAATTGTCCTGGGATGTCTGAAGGTTGATTGCAAACCTTCAGTTGCCACGACAGGGGCACAGTTCAGGGTTTACTTGCTTCTTCCTGTGGTTTGAATAGAGACTTAGCAAGGCAAGGAAATCAAGCTGGGAGCCTAATGGTTGATACTCTCTGTGTAAATAAACTCTGTTAAGAAAGTGAGTTTAATTTTATTGGGATTTTATCATTAAATCATAGAATcccagaatggtttgggctggaagggaccaagggaccttaaagaccatcaAGTTCCAACCCCtcagccatgggc is part of the Falco biarmicus isolate bFalBia1 chromosome Z, bFalBia1.pri, whole genome shotgun sequence genome and harbors:
- the MRPL17 gene encoding 39S ribosomal protein L17, mitochondrial, which translates into the protein MRLSVAAAISHGRVYRKFGLGPRSRLDLLRNLVTALVRHERIEAPWARADEMRGYAERLIEYAKLGDTNERAMRMADFWLTEKDLIHKLFKVLAPRFQPHPGSYTRLLHIPNRDGIDRAKMAVIELKGNPFPPLIRPRRDTEKTLLNQLLKGYREDMQQARAPQAPEGTPV